The Faecalibacter bovis genome includes the window TATTATAATTATAATGGCACAATAAATCCTCATGGAAATGAGTTGAAAAGTTCAGCTTTTACATTACTTCCAGGAATCGATTATCGTTATTTACAAAAGAATAAGTTTAAAATGTACGGCAATGCAATGATAGGAGTTAGCTTTTTATCTTCTAAATATGATGGAGATAATCATTCGGATGTGATTTTTGCTTTTCAAGTAAATCCTTTGGGATTTTCATACGGTGAAAATACAGCTGTGTTTGCAGAGTTAGGAATTGGAATTTCTATTTTTAATGCAGGATTAAAATTTAAATTATAAAACAAAAAAGAGCTTCTATTGAAGCTCTTTTTTGTTTTATTTAATTTCCCACTCATAAAAATTAGCATCATCACGAAGTGCAAAACCTGAACTAGGATATAAATTATTTCCGATATTATTGGTTTTACTTGTTTCTAGAAGCATTCCACAAGCATTTGTTTGTTTACAAAGTTCTTTTGCTTGTTCTATTAACGCTTTTGAAAAGCCATTTCCTCGGTGTTCGCTATAAACAAATAGATCATTTAAAATCCAAAAACGTTTTAATCGAGTTGATGAAAATAAAGGATACAATTGTATAAATCCAGTAATTTTGTTTTTATCATTCACAGCACAATAGATAACCGATTCTTTATTCTGAATTCGTTCAGTTAAAAATTCTTTAGCTGCAGGTACATCTGAAGGTTTATCATAAAATTGTCGATACATGTCAAATAGCAAAGCAAGTTCATCAAGATGCTGTAAGTTGGCAGTTATAATCATTAATAGCTTATTTGTAAAGTCCAATTTTATCCAAATGTTCCCAAACTCCATTAGGTAACATCGGTTTTATGTTTTTATTTTCTTTAATTGCTGATCGAATAAATGTTGATGAAATTTCCATTAGTGGCGCTTCAACAATTTCTATATTATCTAAATTTTCATCTTGTACATATCCAGGTCTTGGGTAGACATAAATTGGATATTTTTCGATAATAATTTCGCTATTTTTCCATTTATGAAGTCCTTCAAGATTATCAGATCCCATAATCAAACAAAACTGGTTATTTGGATATTTTTCTTCTAAATGAATTAATGTATCGATTGTATAAGAAGGTTTAGGTAATCTAAATTCAATATCAGATGCACGTAAATTAGGATAATCTTTAATCGCAATTTCTACCATATCTAATCGGTCAAATTCATTTGCCAAAGAAGCTTTTTTCTTGAATGGATTTTGAGGAGAAATTACAAACCAAATTTGATCCAAATCGGTAAAATTTTGGAAATGATTTGCAATAATTAAATGACCAATATGGATTGGATTGAATGAACCAAAGTATAATCCTATTTTCATAATGATAGATTTTTTACAAACTTATTAACTTTTGTCAATAAAAGCGAAAACAGAATTAAAAAGTAATCAAAAAGGCTTTCAGAATGAAAGCCTTTTTGATTAAAATTTTTGTAATTCCTTATATAATTGATGTACGGGTAAACCTATTACATTAAAATAACTACCTTCAATTTTCTTCACTCCGATGTAACCAATCCATTCCTGTATTCCGT containing:
- the nadD gene encoding nicotinate (nicotinamide) nucleotide adenylyltransferase is translated as MKIGLYFGSFNPIHIGHLIIANHFQNFTDLDQIWFVISPQNPFKKKASLANEFDRLDMVEIAIKDYPNLRASDIEFRLPKPSYTIDTLIHLEEKYPNNQFCLIMGSDNLEGLHKWKNSEIIIEKYPIYVYPRPGYVQDENLDNIEIVEAPLMEISSTFIRSAIKENKNIKPMLPNGVWEHLDKIGLYK
- a CDS encoding GNAT family N-acetyltransferase; translated protein: MIITANLQHLDELALLFDMYRQFYDKPSDVPAAKEFLTERIQNKESVIYCAVNDKNKITGFIQLYPLFSSTRLKRFWILNDLFVYSEHRGNGFSKALIEQAKELCKQTNACGMLLETSKTNNIGNNLYPSSGFALRDDANFYEWEIK